In Pantoea cypripedii, the DNA window GCGCAGCAGGGCCATGCACCGAAGATGTTTATGAAGGTATCGGAGCGCGGCATTCCGTGGGTGACGGTGCTGGTGATGATGCTTGCCATGCTGGTGGCGGTGTATCTCAACTATCTGATGCCGGAAAAGGTATTTCTGGTGATCGCCTCACTGGCGACCTTTGCCACCGTTTGGGTGTGGATCATGATTCTGCTGTCGCAGATTGCCTTCCGCCGCAAGATTGGCCCACAGGAAGCGGGTAAGCTGAAGTTTGCCTTACCCGGTGGCAGTGCCACGGCATGGTTTGGGGTGGTGTTCCTGGCCTTTATCATCGGCCTGATTGGTTACTTCCCGGACACGCGCGTGTCGCTGTATGTCGGTTTTGCCTGGATAGTGCTGCTGATGCTGGCGTGGCCATTGGCGAAGCGAAATAAATAATAAATTGGGCGGCCTGTGCCGCCCAATTTATTGAGGGGGTAGCGGCGCGATTTATCGCGTTGTTTTTGTTTTGTCCAGTGACGGTTTCTCTCCGCCCCGGCATTGCGCGATAAATCGCGCCGCTACGTATTGTTGTGGTATCTCACCAGTTCTTACCTAACGCAATCTCGCCGCCATAGGGGCTGAGATGGTTGTTGTCGTAATACAAGGGCAGTCCGCCATTGGCAAACAGGCAACCATTGTCATTACAAAGATTCTCACGCAAAGACAGTACCCGCACGCCACGCTGTGCATAGCTTTGCAGCAATGTATCCACCGCCGCTTCCGGGTACTGGAACAGTTTGGTGCGCGCTGTGTTCAATGGCGGGGTATCCCAGCGACCGAGCCAGTCACTCAGTTCGCGGCGAATCGGAATATTACGGTTGTTGCTGTAGCGCAGGGGATCGATATCCAGCGACGGGGCATCCTCAATGATGGTGACTTTCTTCCCGGCCTGTTGCAGGGCCGTCACCACCTTATCCATACCGAATTTTAACGCCTCCAGATTGCTTTTTTCCGGATGCGCCAGCTCACGGAAACCTGAACCGGGCAGAATGCTCATGCCGGATGCCCAGTAGGCACTGATCACCACTTCATCAATCTTGTCGCTCAGCACCATTTTCAGTACCTCGCGATTAAAATCGACACACTGCTGGGCATGGGCGGGTTCCTGAACCACCACCCGCGTCACATCAATGAAAAACGGACAGGAGGCTTTCGTTAGCTGAAACAGCGGCTTGTGCTGGCGCAGCGCATAGCCTGCGACCGAGGTGCGTAGCGCGGCAGCATGGCTATCGCCGATTAAGGCAATACCTGGTTGATCGGTATCCGGATGGCATTGCGCATTCAATGACGGGAAATTGGCACCGTAGTCCAGCAGGCACGGGTTGCGTTGCGCTGAAATTTTCCACGACTCACCGTTGACCACCTGTTCGCTGACGCGATACTTCAGGCCGCCAGTTTGCCACAGTACCACCATCGCACCGGCGGCCAGCAGTGAGGAGGCGCAGTAAACCGGGATCACCAGGCGGGTGCCACGTTGCGGATGGCGGAAAGGTTGCTCGACAAAGCGCCAGGAGATCCAGGCAATCAGTAACGCCAGGGCGCTGATGGTCAGGCCCTGCCAAACCGTTAACGGATGATCGCTGCAAATGCGTGCCAGGCTGAGCAACGGCCAGTGCCATAAATACCAGGAGTAGGAGACGGTGCCGATAAAGCGCATGACACGGTTTTCCAGCAGCAGCTGGTTCAGGCGACCGCGCGCGCCGATCATCAGGCAACCTGCCGCCACCGGAATCATGGCAAGCCAGCCGGGGAAGTCGCTGTTGTTGGCCAGCAGCATGGCGGAGGCCACAATCAGCAGCCAGCCGAGCAGATTAAACCAGCTGGCGGCGCGTCCCTGCATGGGCTGCGGTTGCCACAGCGCCAGCAGCACCCCGGCACCCAGCTCCCAGGCGCGGGTCGGCAGCAGGTAGAATGCGCGGGTGCTGTTAACCGGGGTCATCCACAGGCAGGCGATTAATGAGGTGATGCTGATCAGCAGAATAACCGCTGGCATGGAGCGTCTGAAGCGTGCGGTCAGCAGCAATATAAAGGGCAGTACCACGTAAAATTGTTCTTCAATGCCGAGTGACCAGGTCATCAGCAGCGGATTTAAATCGGAATCGGTACTGAAGTAGTCACCACTTTTCATCAGCAGCATATTGGGCACGGAAATAAACACCGCTACGCTATATTTTGCTAACTGGCTGAATTCAAGGGGGGATAGCAAGAGGTAACCGAGTAACAGCAGTATCGCCATCATAAAAAACAATGCCGGAGCAATACGTCGGATACGTCGTAAGTAGAATTGATAAAAAGAGAAACGCGCTTCGGTTATTTCCCGGCTGATGATCCCACCGATTAAAAAGCCTGAAATAACAAAGAAAATATCTACGCCAATAAAGCCACCGGGTAGAAAGGTCACACCTGAATGGAACAACACCACTGATAAAATTGCGACGGCGCGCAGGCCGTCAATATCTGCGCGATAACCGAAACTACCCGATTTGGTCATAATGTCACCCGTTGCTCTTTAATATCCTGACGCCCATGGCGAAAAAAATAAATCGGCGCATCCTGTCGCCGAAAAACAAGGGTAAAAAAATAATGAATCAAGGGATGATTGACGTTTAAAGGTTAACGCGAGGTAAACGGATTGCGTACCTCTGACGGAAAATATAGATAATTCTCAGATGGCTCTGGCGAATTACTCACACAATCTTAATGATTGTGATTTATGGCTGATAAGCCGGGTCAATATAAATTAACCGCAGCGGCGCGTTATTGTGGGTAATTGACGGGGATTATCGCCTGCTTATCCAGCGCCTGGCTGAAGGTATTCAACGTCGATTGATAAGGACACAAGGTACCGACATCGGTAATCCGACAGTTTTTCTCATGCCACTCCTCGCGTAACAACGGATGGCGATCATCCACCGGGGTTAGATGCCGCAGATCATCCAGACTTTGCGCCTGGAAGTAGATACGCAAAAAACGCTGGCCGGTTTGTGTGTCGCGCCAGCGTTCGAACACCAGGCTACTGCCGGGTGGGACATTGCCACGGGAGTAGCCCGGCAGTTGCCAGCTGAAGTTCATCAGGGTGCGCACGCGGGCGATATTCGTATCATGCGCCACCAGCAGCAGCCAGCGGGTAGCCGGTGAGGCGTGCTGTGCCGGGCTGACACCCTGTTCCAGCCCTTTGATAATGGCATCCAGCAAAATCGAGCCACGACGTTGCGCCAGATAAGGGACATCGTTGCTGAGATCATAGCTGGCGGTCAAAATTGGTAACAGCGCAGTGATCTGTTGGGAGGTGGTGATATTGCCCCATGCCAGCTGGCTGAGCGGCAGGTTTTCACTCCAGCCCAGTCGCAGGGTTTCCACCATGCTGGCCAGCACGCTCAGGCCTTGTACGTAAGTGTGCCCTTTTTTGGTTTGTTTGAGCTGCCACGGGCGATCAAATGAGGCGCAGTCGTTTCCGGGGGCGCAAACCGCCTGTTTAAGTTGCTGCACGGCGGGCTGAAGCTGTTGTTGCAACGCAGCCAGATCACCGGCTTTGGCCACCATAGCAGCATGTTCCCTCGAGGGATCGAGGTCTGCAAAGGGCAAATTTTCCGCCTGGAACAGCGGGTCGCTATCGCCATCAACATGATGAATCGCGACCCCACAGCCAGGAAATGCACCATCAACCAGCGCCTGTGCGGTGGCGCGAGTGCGTTGCATGGGGCTGGCACGCACGTAAATATCGTCGCCAGTTGGACAACCCAGGGGCAGCAAACCGAGCTGCCGATAATGCTCGCCTTCCCAGCGACCTTTGTTCACCACCGCAGCATAACCGTGGCCGGTCAGTTCACCGTCGGCAGTGACCCAGTTTGTCCAGGGGCGACCGGTCGCTGCTTCGATCTCTTTGCGATTGCCGGGAGTGGGAGGGCGCACGCCGTGACGGCTGAGTTCCACCACTTTTTCCAGCTGATAATGATCGGCAGCCTGACTGCTACCGATCAACAGCCACAGCGCACAGACCAGCAGCAGAGATGATCGCATGGACATCTGAGAATCCTTTTATAAGCGGGCAGAGGAGGCTGGCAGCATCGCTTTCAGCTGTGGATAGAGCGTCGCATTGGTGAGCAGCACCGGATTGCCGTTCTTCAGCCCGTCGTTCTGAAGATAATCATTGGTAACGCCGCCTGCTTCACGCATCAGGACGACGCCTGGCAAACCATCCCACGGGTGCATGTGGGCTTCGAAATAGCCGATCAGACGTCCGGCAGCGGCCCAGGCGCTCATCAGCGCACCCGAGCCGGTACGGATAAACATGCCACCCTGTTGTAGCAGGGCGGTGATAAAGGTGGTGAGCGGCTCTGGCGGCTGGCTGTTGGAGCTGCTGATGCCCAGCACGCCCTGATCCAGCTGTTGGGCGCTATGTGCCTGGATACGTTTGTCATTGACCCAGGCTCCTTTGCCGCGGCAGGCATGAAACAATTCGTGATGATTGGGATCGCACACTACGCCAATCACCGCTTCATCTTCACAGACGATGGCCAGCGACACGCACCAGTTATGCAGGCCATTAAGAAAGCAGCTGGTGCCATCAATCGGATCCACCACCCAGATAAAGCGTGCGCCTTCGGTCTCACCGCCGCTCTCTTCACCCAGCACCGCATCTTCGGGAAAACGTTCGGCAATCAGGGATTTAATCAGTTGTTCCACATTGCGATCGGCTTCACTGACCACATCCTGAAGATCCTTCTTATGTTCAATCACCAGTTGGTGGCGCTGCTGATACCAGGAAAGCGCGCGGCTGGCGGCAGCTTTGGCGACATCACAGGCGTAGTGATAACGCGCGTCAAGTTCAGTAAGTGATGCTGATGACATCTTTCCCTCTTAATGATTTATCCCCTTCATACTTCAAATTGCAGGTGCGTTAGCGGCGTACCCTCACCCCGGTCACTGACTTCAGTCAGCTCCCGGGGATTCCCGTACTTGCTGCCTTCCTGCAATCCGAATTATTTCGGGCATGGCGACAGGCGAAATGGCTTAAATCGCCCGGACAGGCGAATGGGCTGTGTGATCCAGATAACGAAAGTTAAGAAAGACTTCATTAAGCCGCAGATAAAAGCGGCTGGCAAGAGGGGAGGTTGATTCTGAATGCGTTACAGTTGTTGCGCGTGTGCCAGCGCCATCAGACGCGGATAAAATTGAAAGAACTGTTGCTCCAGCCCGGCATAGTGCTCAAGGAAATCCTGATACGAGTCGCGTAGTGCCGCAAGGCGCGGGCGGCGCAGAGCCATGCCATTCAGCACCCGCGCCAGACGCGTGGGTTCAGCATAATGTTCAAACCAGCGATCGCGCCACATCACCTCATTCAGCTCGATAAACCCTTCCGGTGTGCCACTGAGTTGCGGAACAATGTCCCGTTCGGCATCGGCCGTAAAGGCCACCAGCGATTGATGCGGATGTATTTGATCCCAGTGACGAGCCAGGAAATGGTCCCAGATAACGTCCAGCGTAATTGGCGCGACCCGTCGGGTTTCGGCACGGAACCACTGACGGGCTTCGCGCACTTCCGGCAGATTATCCGTCATGACGTCGAGACGGCGGTGCAGCATGATGCCATCGGCAACCGGGGCCGGCCAATTCTCATGCGGGTTACCGCGCACAAAGTCGGCCATTAAGTTACCGAGCAGTGAGCTATGGGCCAGATGGGCCAGATGAAGGTGAGCAAGAAAGTTCATGGCGCATTATAGCCAGAATCAACGAGACGCAGCCAGTTGTTCAGAATTAGTCGCTTTTCCGCTAAACTATGCCGCCTGTTTTTAGTCCTGAAGAAGTGAAGTATGCGTGTAGCCGATTTTGCCTTTGAGTTGCCGGAATCTTTGATCGCCCATTATCCCCAGGCGCAGCGTAGCGGTTGCCGTCTGTTGTCGCTGGATGGCCCGAGCGGTGCGCTCAGCCACGGTGTGTTTACCGATGTACTGGATAAACTCAATCCGGGCGATCTGTTGGTGTTTAACAACACCCGTGTCATTCCCGCGCGCGTTTTTGGTCGTAAGGCCAGCGGTGGCAAAATTGAAATGCTGGTGGAGCGCATGCTCGATGACAAGCGCGTGCTGGCGCATGTGCGTGCTTCAAAAGCGCCGAAACCGGGTACCGAATTATTGCTGGGCGATGATGAAAGCGTCAAAGCCACCATGGTGGCGCGGCATGATGCGTTGTTCGAAATCGTATTTGAAGACGACCGTGCGGTGCTGGATATCCTGAATAGCGTCGGCCATATGCCGCTGCCGCCTTATATTGATCGTCCGGATGAAGATGCCGATCGTGAGTTGTACCAGACAGTGTACAGTGCGCGTCCGGGTGCGGTGGCCGCGCCGACGGCGGGTCTGCACTTTGACGAGCCTCTACTTGAGGCGCTGAAAGCCAAAGGCGTTGAAATGGCCTTTGTCACGTTGCACGTAGGGGCGGGCACCTTCCAGCCGGTGCGGGTGGAAACCATCGAAGATCACACCATGCACGCGGAATACGCCGAAGTGCCGCAGGACGTGGTGGATGCGGTGCTGGCCTGTAAAGCTCGAGGGAATAAAGTGGTGGCTGTCGGCACCACCTCGGTGCGGTCGCTGGAAAGCGCGGCGCAGGCAAGCAAAGACGCGCTGATTGCGCCGTTCTTTGATGATACCCAGATCTTTATCTATCCCGGTTATCAGTACCAGGTGATCGATGCCCTCATCACCAATTTCCATCTGCCGGAATCCACCCTGATTATGCTGGTGTCGGCGTTTGCCGGTTATCAGCACACCATGGCGGCCTATCATGCGGCGGTCGCGGAGCAGTACCGTTTCTTTAGCTACGGGGATGCCATGTTCATCACCCGTAATATGAATGCACCTGACGAAAACGTCGGGGTTTAAAAATCAGACTGTTTCTCTGATGAGGTAATTGTGAAATTTGAGTTAGATACTACTGACGGGCGCGCACGCCGTGGCCGTCTGGTTTTTGATCGTGGTGTGGTGGAAACCCCGGCATTTATGCCAGTGGGTACCTATGGCACGGTAAAAGGCATGACGCCGGAAGAAGTTCAGGATACGGGTGCACAGATCATCCTCGGTAACACCTTCCACCTCTGGCTGCGCCCAGGGCAGGAAATCATGAAGCTGCATGGCGATCTCCATGATTTCATGCAGTGGAAAGGCCCTATCCTTACCGATTCGGGCGGTTTCCAGGTGTTCAGCCTGGGGGATATCCGTAAGATCACCGAAGCCGGTGTGCATTTCCGTAACCCGATCAATGGCGATCCGATTTTCCTCGATCCTGAAAAGTCGATGGAGATTCAGTTCGACCTCGGTTCCGATATCGTCATGATCTTTGATGAATGTACGCCATACCCGGCGGATTGGGACTACGCGAAACGCTCAATGGAGATGTCGCTGCGCTGGGCAAAACGCAGCCGTGACCGCTTTGACTCACTTGGCAACAAAAATGCGCTGTTTGGCATTATTCAGGGCAGTGTTTACGAAGATTTACGTGATGTCTCCGTCAAAGGTCTGGTAGAGATTGGCTTTGATGGGTACGCTGTGGGCGGCCTGGCGGTGGGTGAACCAAAAGAAGACATGCACCGCATCCTGGAACACGTCTGTCCGCAAATTCCGCACGACAAACCGCGTTATTTGATGGGCGTTGGCAAGCCGGAAGATCTGGTGGAAGGCGTTCGTCGCGGTATCGATATGTTTGACTGCGTTATGCCGACGCGTAACGCGCGTAACGGTCACCTGTTCGTCACCGATGGCGTGGTGAAAATCCGTAATGCTAAGCATAAAGATGATACCTCGCCACTTGATGCCGAGTGTGATTGTTACACCTGTCGCAATTACAGCCGTGCATACTTGCATCATCTCGATCGCTGTAACGAAATACTGGGCGCACGTCTGAACACCATCCACAATCTGCGCTATTACCAGCGTCTGATGGCGGGTTTACGCAAGGCTATCGAAGAGGGTAAATTAGAGCACTTTGTTAGCGAGTTCTATCAACGGACGGGCAAAGCGGTTCCACCGTTAAACGTCTGATAATTCATCAATGAGGGAAATTTAATGAGCTTTTTCATTTCTGACGCTGTGGCTGCAGCAGGCGCACCGTCTCAGGGAAGTCCTTATTCTCTGGTGATCATGCTGGTGGTCTTTGGTCTGATCTTTTACTTCATGATTCTGCGTCCGCAGCAGAAGCGTTCTAAAGATCACAAGAAATTGATGGATTCCATCTCCAAAGGGGATGAAGTGCTGACCAGCGGTGGTTTAGTGGGTCGCGTGACCAAAGTGGCAGAAACTGGCTACATCTCTATCGCCCTGAACGACACCACTGAAGTAGTGATTAAACGTGATTTCGTGGCTGCCGTTCTGCCGAAAGGCACCATGAAGGCGCTGTAATTTTTTCTTCCCGAAGGAAACTGCCGTGTTAAACCGTTATCCTTTGTGGAAGTACATCATGCTGGTCGTCGTCATTCTCGTCGGCCTGCTCTATGCGCTTCCCAACCTTTATGGTGAGGATCCGGCCGTTCAAATCACTGGTGCGCGCGGTAGCGCCGCCAGTGAGCAAACGTTGGATCAGATCCAGACTGCATTACAAAAAGATAATATTCAGAGCAAATCCCTCGTTCTGGAAAATGGCGCGATTCTTGCGCGCTTTGCTAATACGGATGTGCAGCTGCGCGCCCGTGAAGCGATTACCAATGTGCTTGGCGAGAACTACGTTGTTGCGCTCAACCTGGCCCCGGCGACTCCGCGCTGGCTGAGCATGCTGTCCGCAGAACCGATGAAACTCGGTCTTGATCTGCGCGGCGGCGTACACTTCCTGATGGAAGTGGATATGGATACCGCACTGGGCAAACTGCAGGAGCAGAACGCCGACGGCCTGCGCAGTGACCTGCGTGATAAAGGCATCCCTTACGTTAACGTGAATAAAATCGCTAACTATGGCGTGGAAATTCGTTTCCGTGACGGCACCAGCCGCGATGCGGCCATCAGCTATCTGTCGTCGCGTCACCGTGATCTGGTGATCTCAAGCCAGGGTAGCGATACCCTGCGTGCGGTGATGACCGATGCTCGCCTGAGCGAAGCGCGTGAATATGCTGTTCAGCAGAACATCAATATCCTGCGTAACCGTGTTAACCAACTCGGCGTCGCCGAACCGCTGGTGCAGCGTCAGGGTTCTGACCGCATCGTGGTTGAGTTACCGGGTATACAGGACACCGCACGTGCGAAAGAGATTCTGGGTGCAACTGCAACCCTCGAATTCCGTCTGGTTAACACCACCGTTGACCCGAGCGCTGCGGCCAGTGGTCGTATTCCGGGTGACTCAGAAGTAAAAATGACGCGTGATGGTCAGCCTGTTGTGCTGTACAAACGCGTGATTCTGACCGGTGACCACATCACGGATTCCACGTCCAGCATGGATGAGTACAACCAGCCGCAGGTGAATATTTCACTGGATGGCGCGGGCGGTAACATCATGTCTAACTTCACCAAGGACAACATCGGTAAACCGATGGCGACCCTGTTTGTGGAGTACAAGGACAGTGGCAAGAAAGACGCCAACGGTCGTGCGATTCTGGTGAAACAGGAAGAAGTGATTAACGTGGCGAACATCCAGTCGCGCCTCGGTAACAGTTTCCGTATCACGGGGATCAGCAACCCGAACGAAGCACGTCAGCTGTCGCTGCTGCTGCGTGCCGGTGCGCTGATTGCGCCGATTCAGATTGTGGAAGAGCGAACTATCGGCCCAACTATGGGTCAGCAGAACATCACACAAGGTCTCGAAGCCTGCCTGTGGGGTCTGATCGCGTCCATCATCTTTATGGTGGTGTTCTATAAGAAATTCGGTCTGATCGCCACCAGTGCTCTGCTGTGTAACCTGGTGCTGATTGTCGGCATCATGTCACTGCTGCCGGGGGCCACGCTCACCATGCCGGGTATTGCTGGTATCGTGCTGACGCTGGCGGTAGCGGTGGATGCGAACGTACTGATTAACGAACGTATTAAAGAAGAGTTGCGTAACGGGCGTTCCGTACAGCAGGCGATTCATGAGGGGTACAAAGGTGCCTTCTCCAGTATCGTCGATGCGAATGTGACGACGCTGATTAAAGTCATCATTCTTTATGCGGTCGGTACCGGTTCAATCAAAGGTTTTGCGATCACTACTGCTATCGGTATCGCGACCTCCATGTTTACCGCTATCGTCGGCACCCGTGCCATCGTTAACCTGGTGTACGGCGGCAAACGCATCAACAAGCTGTCTATCTAAGGAGTGCGTTGTGGCACAGGAATACAGTATTGAACAGCTGAACCATGGGCGTAAGGTCGTTGACTTTATGCGCTGGGATACGCTGGCTTTCATCATCTCTGGTTTGCTGATTCTGGCGTCTATCGCCATCGTCAGCGTGCGAGGCTTCAACTGGGGCCTCGACTTTACCGGCGGGACGGTGATTGAGATCAACCTGGAAAAACCAGCCGAGCTGGATACCCTGCGCGTTGCGCTGGTGAAAGCAGGCTTCCAGGAACCACTGGTACAGAACTTTGGCAGCAGCCGTGACGTGATGGTGCGCATGGCGCCGGTTCAGGGTCAGATGGGCCAGGAACTGGGTAACAAAGTGGTGACGGTGATTAACGAAACCGCACAGCAGAATGCCACCGTGAAGCGTATCGAGTTCGTCGGCCCGAGTGTGGGCAGCGATCTGGCGCAGGCCGGGGCGATGGCACTGCTGTCGGCACTGATTGCGATTCTGATCTATATCGGTTTCCGCTTTGAGTGGCGTCTGGCACTGGGCACCGTGCTGGCGCTGGCGCACGACGTGATCATCACCTGCGGCATTTTGTCGCTGGTGCACATCGAGATCGACCTGACTATCGTCGCGTCACTGATGTCGGTGATTGGTTACTCGCTCAACGATAAAATCGTGGTTTCCGACCGTATTCGTGAGAACTTCCGCAAAATTCGTCGCGGTTCTTCTTACGACATCACCAACGTGTCGCTGACTCAGACGCTGAGCCGTACCCTGATCACCTCGCTGACCACGCTGGCGATGATCCTGATTCTGTTCATCTTCGGTGGCCCGCTGCTGAAAGGCTTCTCGCTGACCATGCTGATTGGTGTGACCATTGGTACCGTCTCATCAATCTATGTCTCTTCAGCGCTGGCGCTGAAACTGGGCATGAAGCGTGAACATATGCTGGTGCAGAAAGTAGAGAAAGAGGGCGCTGATCAGCCTTCGATCATGCCTTAATTTGTGTCAGTAAACGTTTAAAAGTAAACCGCATTCTGAATCAGGATGCGGTTTTTTTTATCAAATCCATATGCCATTTTGATCATTAACTTAATGAGGTGATTTTGCATGGCAGCCCGACGTGTCCCGATGGGGTTTAAGATAGCGATTGGCGTAACGCTATTCATTATTTCGTTTTTGCTGCTACGTCCTTCATCTCCCGCTACTGCAAGTGAATATGCTTTCTGGAATGAGGTAGCAAATCTGTTTGGTGAAAATGATGTCGAGGGATTTGTCGGTATTGCTCTGTTAATCATTTGCACATTAACGACGATAGTTGGATATCCCATTACTATCAGACTTATTGAACGCAGGCTTAACAGAAATAAAGAATGAGAAAGATGTTCTGTCTCTTAGTAGCGGCGCGATTTATCGCGCTCTTTTAAACGCGGCACAGAAAAACAGCGCGATAAATCGCGCCGCTACGAAAACGTGCGGTTATTGGCCTGGTCGGCATGAATGGCGCCCCTACTGGCGTAGGGTGCGAATTTATTCGCACCAGGGATTAACGCTCAAAACGGTAGCTACGCATCACTGCAAATTCACAGGTGTTCAGGGTTGCGTCGCGCTGGTCACATCATGAACACGGACATAGCCGAGTTGTTCGGGTGTCAGGCCACTTAAGCTCAGCGGTATGGTCACTGAATTTTGTGGTGTCAGGCTGGCAGGGACGCTGACGTTCTGGTTGAGGCTTTCGGCATTAAGCGGTTTGCCAGTGGCGGGATCAAGCTCACCCCAGACCACAATGGCATTGAGCGCCGGAACCGGTTTGCCGTCCGTTGAGCGGATATTCAGCGTGGTGTGGCTGCCGCCAGCTTCCGCGACCACGCGCGTCAGCGACAGGCGTAATTTGCCCAGTTGGGTTTGCAGCTCCACCGGCGTGTTGGCCTGAGGCAGCAACCATGCACCCTGGCTGGATTGGCTATTCAACTGACCCTGAATTTCCAGCGTGCTGGCCTGATTCGTCAACTGACGCATTTGCTGATTCAGCTGGCTGACTTCCCGATGCAGTTGTTTGACCTGCGGTGAAGCCGGGGTTGAACTGCAACCACTCAAAACCAGCAAAGAAAGCGCTGCCGGCGCCCATAACATCCTGATCGTCATGCAATGTCCTTTCCATTGTTGGGAAAACCTCATGTTGCGCGATAAATCGCGCCGCGACAACCCGTGCACGGTAGCGTAGCAGCGTGATTTATCACGCTGTTTTAACCATTACCGTCCTTTTCATGTCAACGCATTTTGTTGAAATCGAGATCGGCGCTACACTAGATGGCCCAAATTCTCGCGACAGGAAACGTCATGCATTGCCCATTCTGCTCCGCTGTGGACACCAAAGTGATCGATTCGCGTCTGGTCAGTGAAGGCTCCTCAGTACGTCGCCGCCGCCAGTGTCTGGTGTGTCATGAGCGTTTTACCACCTTTGAAGTGGCTGAGCTGGTGATGCCGCGCGTGGTAAAAAGCAACGATGTGCGTGAACCCTTTAACGAAGATAAGCTCAGCAGCGGCATGATGAAGGCGCTGGAGAAGCGTCCTGTCAGCGCTGATGCCGTGGAGAGCGCGGTTAATCATATTAAAACGCAGCTGCGCGCCACCGGCGAGCGAGAAATTCCCAGTAAACTGATTGGCAATCTGGTGATGGATGAACTGAAGAAGCTCGATAAAGTGGCTTACATCCGTTTCGCGTCTGTTTACCGCAGTTTTGAAGATATTCGTGATTTTGGCGAAGAGATCGCCCGCTTACAGGATTAATCCATGACCGACGAACGCTATATGGCGCGCGCGCTGGAACTGGCGCGTCGCGGCCGTTTTACTACCACGCCGAACCCTAATGTCGGCTGTGTGATTGTGCGAGATGGCGAGATTGTCGGTGAAGGCTGGCATCAGCGTGCCGGAGAACCCCATGCGGAAGTTCATGCGCTGCGGATGGCCGGTGACAAAGCCCGGGGCGCTATCGCCTACGTCACTCTCGAACCCTGTAGCCATCATGGCCGCACGCCGCCTTGTTGTGATGCATTGATAGCCGCCGGTGTCAGCCGCGTGGTGGCAGCGATGCAGGATCCTAATCCGCAGGTGGCGGGTCGTGGCCTTTACCGTTTGCAACAGGCAGGCATTGAGGTGAGCCACGGTTTGATGATGAATGAGGCTGAAGCGCTCAATCGTGGCTTCCTGAAACGCATGCGTACCGGATTTCCGTGGATCCAGCTCAA includes these proteins:
- a CDS encoding acyltransferase family protein, which produces MTKSGSFGYRADIDGLRAVAILSVVLFHSGVTFLPGGFIGVDIFFVISGFLIGGIISREITEARFSFYQFYLRRIRRIAPALFFMMAILLLLGYLLLSPLEFSQLAKYSVAVFISVPNMLLMKSGDYFSTDSDLNPLLMTWSLGIEEQFYVVLPFILLLTARFRRSMPAVILLISITSLIACLWMTPVNSTRAFYLLPTRAWELGAGVLLALWQPQPMQGRAASWFNLLGWLLIVASAMLLANNSDFPGWLAMIPVAAGCLMIGARGRLNQLLLENRVMRFIGTVSYSWYLWHWPLLSLARICSDHPLTVWQGLTISALALLIAWISWRFVEQPFRHPQRGTRLVIPVYCASSLLAAGAMVVLWQTGGLKYRVSEQVVNGESWKISAQRNPCLLDYGANFPSLNAQCHPDTDQPGIALIGDSHAAALRTSVAGYALRQHKPLFQLTKASCPFFIDVTRVVVQEPAHAQQCVDFNREVLKMVLSDKIDEVVISAYWASGMSILPGSGFRELAHPEKSNLEALKFGMDKVVTALQQAGKKVTIIEDAPSLDIDPLRYSNNRNIPIRRELSDWLGRWDTPPLNTARTKLFQYPEAAVDTLLQSYAQRGVRVLSLRENLCNDNGCLFANGGLPLYYDNNHLSPYGGEIALGKNW
- a CDS encoding histidine-type phosphatase, whose protein sequence is MRSSLLLVCALWLLIGSSQAADHYQLEKVVELSRHGVRPPTPGNRKEIEAATGRPWTNWVTADGELTGHGYAAVVNKGRWEGEHYRQLGLLPLGCPTGDDIYVRASPMQRTRATAQALVDGAFPGCGVAIHHVDGDSDPLFQAENLPFADLDPSREHAAMVAKAGDLAALQQQLQPAVQQLKQAVCAPGNDCASFDRPWQLKQTKKGHTYVQGLSVLASMVETLRLGWSENLPLSQLAWGNITTSQQITALLPILTASYDLSNDVPYLAQRRGSILLDAIIKGLEQGVSPAQHASPATRWLLLVAHDTNIARVRTLMNFSWQLPGYSRGNVPPGSSLVFERWRDTQTGQRFLRIYFQAQSLDDLRHLTPVDDRHPLLREEWHEKNCRITDVGTLCPYQSTLNTFSQALDKQAIIPVNYPQ
- a CDS encoding inositol monophosphatase family protein, with the translated sequence MSSASLTELDARYHYACDVAKAAASRALSWYQQRHQLVIEHKKDLQDVVSEADRNVEQLIKSLIAERFPEDAVLGEESGGETEGARFIWVVDPIDGTSCFLNGLHNWCVSLAIVCEDEAVIGVVCDPNHHELFHACRGKGAWVNDKRIQAHSAQQLDQGVLGISSSNSQPPEPLTTFITALLQQGGMFIRTGSGALMSAWAAAGRLIGYFEAHMHPWDGLPGVVLMREAGGVTNDYLQNDGLKNGNPVLLTNATLYPQLKAMLPASSARL
- a CDS encoding ACP phosphodiesterase, producing the protein MNFLAHLHLAHLAHSSLLGNLMADFVRGNPHENWPAPVADGIMLHRRLDVMTDNLPEVREARQWFRAETRRVAPITLDVIWDHFLARHWDQIHPHQSLVAFTADAERDIVPQLSGTPEGFIELNEVMWRDRWFEHYAEPTRLARVLNGMALRRPRLAALRDSYQDFLEHYAGLEQQFFQFYPRLMALAHAQQL
- the queA gene encoding tRNA preQ1(34) S-adenosylmethionine ribosyltransferase-isomerase QueA yields the protein MRVADFAFELPESLIAHYPQAQRSGCRLLSLDGPSGALSHGVFTDVLDKLNPGDLLVFNNTRVIPARVFGRKASGGKIEMLVERMLDDKRVLAHVRASKAPKPGTELLLGDDESVKATMVARHDALFEIVFEDDRAVLDILNSVGHMPLPPYIDRPDEDADRELYQTVYSARPGAVAAPTAGLHFDEPLLEALKAKGVEMAFVTLHVGAGTFQPVRVETIEDHTMHAEYAEVPQDVVDAVLACKARGNKVVAVGTTSVRSLESAAQASKDALIAPFFDDTQIFIYPGYQYQVIDALITNFHLPESTLIMLVSAFAGYQHTMAAYHAAVAEQYRFFSYGDAMFITRNMNAPDENVGV
- the tgt gene encoding tRNA guanosine(34) transglycosylase Tgt, producing MKFELDTTDGRARRGRLVFDRGVVETPAFMPVGTYGTVKGMTPEEVQDTGAQIILGNTFHLWLRPGQEIMKLHGDLHDFMQWKGPILTDSGGFQVFSLGDIRKITEAGVHFRNPINGDPIFLDPEKSMEIQFDLGSDIVMIFDECTPYPADWDYAKRSMEMSLRWAKRSRDRFDSLGNKNALFGIIQGSVYEDLRDVSVKGLVEIGFDGYAVGGLAVGEPKEDMHRILEHVCPQIPHDKPRYLMGVGKPEDLVEGVRRGIDMFDCVMPTRNARNGHLFVTDGVVKIRNAKHKDDTSPLDAECDCYTCRNYSRAYLHHLDRCNEILGARLNTIHNLRYYQRLMAGLRKAIEEGKLEHFVSEFYQRTGKAVPPLNV